A region from the Cryptosporangium arvum DSM 44712 genome encodes:
- the egtB gene encoding ergothioneine biosynthesis protein EgtB, with translation MTAIEELRHSPDQLRTRIAAELERARDRSRRLTDIDHDELVRQHSPLMSPLVWDYAHIGSQEELWLVRDVGGREPVRPDIDDIYDAFRTKRADRPSLPLLSPAEARRYVREVRDKALDVLDRTPLTGRRLVEAGFAFGMIVQHEQQHVETMFATHQLRVGAPVLDAPAPPSGSAPDRPEVHVPGGMFLMGTDLEPWALDNERPAHAVGVEPYWIDTDPVTNAQYAAFIDAGGYDNPDWWTADGWAYKNTAGLVAPQFWDEGARTRFGHVEPIPPDEPVQHVCWYEADAYARWAGKRLPTEAEWEMAARFDPETGRSRRFPWGDDDPRPEHANLGGTYLQPAPVGAYPEGTSPLGVRGLMGDVWEWTSSDFTPYPGFAMFPYPEYSEVFFGPEYKVLRGGSWAADPTAVRATFRNWDYPIRRQIFAGFRCARDV, from the coding sequence ATGACTGCGATCGAGGAACTCCGGCACTCGCCCGATCAGCTGCGTACCCGGATCGCGGCCGAGCTCGAGCGGGCCCGCGACCGCAGCCGGCGGCTCACCGACATCGACCACGACGAGCTGGTGCGCCAGCACTCGCCGCTGATGTCGCCGCTGGTCTGGGACTACGCCCACATCGGCAGCCAGGAGGAGCTCTGGCTGGTCAGGGACGTCGGCGGCCGCGAGCCGGTGCGTCCGGACATCGACGACATCTACGACGCGTTCCGCACCAAGCGCGCCGACCGGCCGTCGCTGCCGCTGCTGAGCCCCGCGGAGGCTCGCCGGTACGTGCGCGAGGTGCGCGACAAGGCGCTCGACGTGCTCGACCGCACCCCGCTGACCGGCCGCCGCCTGGTCGAGGCCGGGTTCGCGTTCGGCATGATCGTCCAGCACGAGCAGCAGCACGTGGAGACGATGTTCGCCACCCACCAGCTGCGTGTCGGCGCCCCGGTCCTGGACGCCCCGGCGCCCCCGTCCGGGTCGGCGCCCGACCGGCCCGAGGTCCACGTCCCCGGCGGCATGTTCCTGATGGGCACCGACCTCGAGCCGTGGGCGCTGGACAACGAGCGCCCGGCCCACGCCGTGGGCGTCGAGCCGTACTGGATCGACACCGACCCGGTCACCAACGCCCAGTACGCGGCCTTCATCGACGCCGGCGGGTACGACAACCCCGACTGGTGGACCGCCGACGGCTGGGCCTACAAGAACACCGCCGGTCTGGTCGCGCCCCAGTTCTGGGACGAGGGTGCGCGTACCCGCTTCGGCCACGTCGAGCCGATCCCGCCCGACGAGCCCGTCCAGCACGTCTGCTGGTACGAGGCCGACGCCTACGCCCGCTGGGCCGGCAAACGCCTGCCCACCGAGGCCGAGTGGGAGATGGCCGCCCGCTTCGACCCGGAGACCGGCCGCAGCCGGCGCTTCCCCTGGGGCGACGACGATCCCCGGCCAGAGCACGCCAACCTCGGCGGCACGTACCTGCAGCCCGCCCCGGTCGGCGCCTACCCGGAGGGCACGTCGCCGCTCGGCGTCCGCGGCCTGATGGGGGACGTCTGGGAGTGGACGTCGAGCGACTTCACCCCGTACCCCGGGTTCGCGATGTTCCCCTACCCGGAGTACTCCGAGGTGTTCTTCGGCCCGGAGTACAAGGTGCTGCGGGGCGGATCCTGGGCGGCCGACCCGACCGCGGTCAGGGCCACGTTCCGCAACTGGGACTACCCGATCCGCCGGCAGATCTTCGCCGGCTTCCGGTGTGCCCGCGATGTGTAG
- the egtC gene encoding ergothioneine biosynthesis protein EgtC: MCRHLAYLGPAHTLHDLLIAPEHGLYRQSWAPRRQQHGTVNADGFGVGWYAPGDPVPARYRRDRPIWGDPNLLDLARVVRSGAVLAAVRSGTEGMGFAEAAAAPFASDKWLFSHNGAVPGWPGSLHGLAAALPPEYLVGLEAPTDSALLWAHTRFRLASGVPLPVALAETAAAVDAPGARLNLLATDGTTIAATVRGDTLSWRRASPAGVLVVSEPTDDEPGWHHVPDNSLLVATSDAVTVEQLAVEVA, encoded by the coding sequence ATGTGTAGGCACCTCGCCTACCTCGGCCCCGCCCACACCCTCCACGACCTGCTGATCGCCCCGGAGCACGGCCTGTACCGCCAGTCCTGGGCGCCCCGGCGGCAGCAGCACGGAACCGTCAACGCCGACGGGTTCGGCGTCGGCTGGTACGCGCCCGGCGACCCGGTCCCGGCCCGCTACCGGCGTGACCGGCCGATCTGGGGCGATCCGAACCTGCTCGACCTCGCCCGGGTCGTCCGGTCCGGTGCGGTGCTCGCGGCGGTGCGCTCCGGCACCGAGGGGATGGGCTTCGCCGAGGCCGCGGCCGCGCCGTTCGCGTCGGACAAGTGGCTGTTCAGCCACAACGGCGCGGTACCGGGGTGGCCGGGGTCGTTGCACGGCCTCGCGGCCGCCCTGCCGCCGGAGTACCTGGTCGGCCTGGAGGCGCCGACCGACTCGGCGCTGCTCTGGGCCCACACCCGGTTCCGGCTCGCGTCCGGCGTGCCGCTGCCGGTCGCGCTCGCCGAGACGGCCGCCGCGGTCGACGCGCCGGGCGCGCGGCTGAACCTGCTGGCCACCGACGGCACCACGATCGCCGCCACAGTCCGGGGCGACACGCTCAGCTGGCGGCGGGCGTCGCCGGCCGGGGTGCTCGTCGTGTCCGAACCCACCGACGACGAGCCCGGATGGCACCACGTGCCGGACAACTCCCTGCTCGTCGCCACGTCCGATGCCGTAACCGTCGAACAACTAGCCGTGGAGGTCGCCTGA